CGAGGACGGCAGCTGGGAGGCGCGCCAGCGCGCCACCTGGCGCTACCTCGAGGCGTTCTGGCACGCGGACGTGTTCGCGTACACCGGCCACAGCCACTTCGGCCACGGGCCGCTGGCGCCGTTCGGCTATCGAACCGACAACTTCCCGTGGCGCTATCAGGTCATGCTGATCAACTCGTGCCTGTCGTTCAACTACTACGACCAGGACTTCATCGACATGCACCCCGGTGGCGCGGACAACCTCGACGTCGTGGTCAACGGGTTGGCGGCTTACTGGGCCGGCATGGGCGAGGCGACCGCGCGTTACGTGATCGGTCTGATCGACGGCGAGGGCAAGACGTGGCGCGAGCTGCTCGCGTCGATGCGGGTCGACCTGCCGTGGGTGCGCGCCTACGATCCGCTGCGCGCGGTCAACGGCGAGCGCGGCAACCGGTTCGCCGGCGGCGCGTTGCGCGTGTCGCCCCGGTGACGGCGGCGGCGCGCTATCCTGCGCGCCATGTCGGACTGGCACGCTCGCTGGCAGCAAGGGCGCATCGGCTTTCACCGGGCGGACGTCCACCCGGCGCTGCGCGCGTACGAACGGCGATTCGTCGGCGACCGGCCGCACCGCGTGTTCGTGCCGCTGTGCGGCAAGACGGTGGACATCCCGTGGCTCGTATCCCGCGGCCACGAGGTCGTGGCCGTGGAGCTGGTGGACCAGGCGGTGCGGGAACTGCACGCCGAGCACGGCATCGATGCCACCGTCACCCGCGAGCCGCCGTTTTCCGTCTACCGGTCGCCGGGTCTCACCGTCTACCAGGGCGACTTCTTCGCGCTGCGCACCGAGCACGTCGGCGTGGTCGACCGCGTTTGGGATCGCGCGTCCCTCATCGCGTTGCCGGTCGATCTCCGCCGTCGCTATGCGGCGCACCTGTCGCGGCTGGTGACCGCGCCGTGGGCGATGCTGCTGTGCACGATCGAATACGACCCGGCGGTGATGGATGGGCCGCCGTTTTCCGTGGCGGAGGCCGAGGTGCGCGACCACTATCGCGGGT
This genomic stretch from Deltaproteobacteria bacterium harbors:
- the tmpT gene encoding thiopurine S-methyltransferase; this encodes MSDWHARWQQGRIGFHRADVHPALRAYERRFVGDRPHRVFVPLCGKTVDIPWLVSRGHEVVAVELVDQAVRELHAEHGIDATVTREPPFSVYRSPGLTVYQGDFFALRTEHVGVVDRVWDRASLIALPVDLRRRYAAHLSRLVTAPWAMLLCTIEYDPAVMDGPPFSVAEAEVRDHYRGCRVEILDRRDAIANEPRWRARGHRYWIETTYWIATDGE